A region of Sphingomonas sp. DNA encodes the following proteins:
- the rpoZ gene encoding DNA-directed RNA polymerase subunit omega, with protein MARVTVEDCVDKVPNRFDLVLLSAQRARQISGGAELTIDRDRDKNPVVALREIAEESVRPRHLEEALVGSLQRVQIDDDDVADEVGSLSASAEALRLTAAAPQRNTNAGADYDG; from the coding sequence ATGGCGCGCGTAACCGTCGAAGATTGCGTCGACAAAGTCCCCAACCGGTTCGACCTCGTCCTCCTCTCCGCGCAGCGCGCGCGGCAGATTTCGGGCGGCGCCGAGCTGACCATAGATCGCGACCGCGACAAGAACCCGGTCGTCGCACTGCGCGAGATCGCCGAAGAGAGCGTCCGCCCGCGCCATCTGGAAGAGGCGCTGGTCGGCAGCCTACAGCGCGTCCAGATCGATGACGACGACGTCGCGGACGAAGTGGGTTCGCTGAGCGCTTCGGCCGAAGCGCTGCGCCTCACCGCCGCCGCACCCCAGCGCAACACAAATGCCGGTGCGGACTACGACGGCTGA
- a CDS encoding class I SAM-dependent methyltransferase, giving the protein MIRLLLLAGGSLLLGACAFQAGGLFQPLNPVVASLSQREPDVPYVPTPAPMVEAMLDMAEIGPDDYLIDLGSGDGRIVIAAARRGARGLGVDIDPNRVAEAANAARFAGVEGRVAFRRQDLFATPIREASVIAIYLLPDVNLRLRPRLLTELRPGTRIVSHAFAMGDWQPDAHREVDGRNAYLWIVPAVAGGQWALTGADGTRMLLELEQRFQEVRGTLTAQGRSFALSDATLRGDKLRFMAGGRAYAAIIDGATMRPDPDASGERGWQGLRTD; this is encoded by the coding sequence ATGATCCGGTTGCTCCTCCTCGCCGGCGGCAGCCTGCTGCTCGGCGCCTGCGCCTTCCAGGCGGGCGGACTCTTCCAGCCGCTCAACCCCGTCGTCGCGTCGCTGAGCCAGCGCGAGCCGGATGTGCCTTATGTGCCGACGCCCGCGCCGATGGTCGAGGCAATGCTCGACATGGCCGAAATCGGGCCGGACGACTATCTGATCGACCTGGGATCGGGCGACGGGCGGATCGTGATCGCCGCCGCCCGGCGCGGCGCGCGCGGGCTCGGCGTGGATATCGATCCGAACCGTGTCGCCGAGGCAGCGAACGCGGCGCGCTTCGCCGGGGTCGAGGGACGCGTCGCCTTTCGCCGGCAGGACCTGTTCGCGACGCCGATTCGCGAGGCGAGCGTGATCGCCATCTACCTGCTGCCGGACGTCAATCTGCGGCTGCGTCCCCGCTTGCTCACCGAGCTCAGGCCCGGCACGCGGATCGTCAGCCACGCCTTCGCGATGGGCGACTGGCAGCCGGACGCGCATCGCGAGGTGGACGGGCGCAACGCCTATCTGTGGATCGTGCCGGCGGTCGCCGGGGGCCAGTGGGCGCTGACCGGCGCGGACGGGACGAGGATGCTGCTCGAGCTAGAGCAGCGATTCCAGGAGGTGCGCGGCACGCTCACCGCGCAAGGGCGGTCGTTCGCGCTGTCCGACGCGACGCTGCGCGGCGACAAGTTGCGGTTCATGGCGGGCGGGCGCGCTTATGCCGCGATCATCGACGGCGCGACGATGCGGCCCGATCCC
- a CDS encoding porin family protein, with product MYKSAMFLLLAGAAASPAVAQEPAPFQGARVEGIVGYDRVNIEGDGANGVVYGVGVGYDIQRGRGVFGIEAEVTDSSADACVGDVVIAGDALCASARRDLYVGARAGAAVAPNLLLYAKAGYSNGRVSLDYDDGPGTTVADYRISENLDGIRVGAGAEYAIGPNSFLKAEYRYSNYEQGFERHQVVGGFGFRF from the coding sequence ATGTACAAGTCTGCTATGTTCCTGCTTCTCGCCGGTGCCGCCGCGAGTCCCGCCGTGGCGCAGGAGCCCGCCCCGTTCCAGGGCGCCCGCGTCGAAGGCATCGTCGGCTACGACCGGGTCAATATCGAGGGCGACGGCGCCAATGGCGTCGTTTACGGCGTCGGCGTCGGCTACGATATCCAGCGCGGCCGGGGCGTCTTCGGCATCGAGGCCGAAGTCACCGATTCCAGCGCCGACGCGTGCGTCGGCGATGTCGTGATCGCGGGCGACGCGCTGTGCGCCAGTGCCCGTCGCGACCTCTATGTCGGCGCTCGCGCCGGCGCGGCGGTCGCGCCGAACCTGCTGCTCTATGCCAAGGCCGGCTACAGCAACGGCCGGGTGTCGCTCGACTATGACGACGGCCCGGGCACGACCGTGGCCGACTATCGGATCAGCGAGAATCTCGACGGTATCCGTGTCGGCGCGGGCGCCGAATATGCGATCGGCCCCAATTCCTTCCTGAAGGCCGAATATCGCTATTCGAACTACGAACAGGGCTTCGAGCGTCATCAGGTCGTCGGCGGCTTCGGCTTCCGCTTCTGA
- a CDS encoding MBL fold metallo-hydrolase: protein MAAPPLRAAIIPVTPLQQNCCLIWCTATMKGAFTDPGGDLDRLKAAAKQQGVTIEKLLLTHGHIDHCGSAKILADELGVPIEGPHEDDRFWISRLEDDGRSYGITGKPFESDRWLVDGDTVTVGDLVLDVYHCPGHTPGHVVFHHPASKLAIVGDVLFQGSIGRTDFPMGNHQDLLDAITNRLWPLGNDTAFVPGHGPMSTFGHERATNPFVADRVLARG from the coding sequence ATGGCCGCCCCTCCGCTTCGCGCCGCGATCATTCCGGTGACGCCGCTGCAGCAGAATTGCTGCCTGATCTGGTGCACCGCGACGATGAAGGGCGCCTTCACCGATCCGGGCGGCGATCTCGACCGGCTGAAGGCAGCCGCGAAGCAGCAGGGTGTCACGATCGAGAAATTGCTGCTTACCCACGGCCATATCGACCATTGCGGATCGGCCAAGATACTCGCCGATGAGCTCGGCGTGCCGATCGAAGGGCCGCACGAGGACGACCGTTTCTGGATTTCCCGGCTGGAGGATGATGGCCGGTCCTACGGCATCACCGGCAAGCCGTTCGAATCGGATCGCTGGCTGGTCGACGGCGACACGGTGACGGTCGGCGATCTGGTGCTCGACGTCTATCATTGCCCCGGTCACACGCCGGGCCATGTCGTCTTCCACCATCCGGCCTCGAAGCTCGCCATCGTCGGCGACGTGCTGTTCCAGGGATCGATCGGACGCACCGATTTTCCGATGGGCAACCATCAGGATCTGCTCGATGCGATCACTAACAGGCTCTGGCCGCTGGGGAACGACACCGCCTTCGTCCCCGGCCACGGCCCGATGAGCACGTTCGGCCATGAGCGGGCGACCAATCCGTTCGTCGCCGATCGGGTGCTGGCGCGCGGCTGA
- a CDS encoding DNA polymerase III subunit beta yields MKATIERATLLKGLGHVHSVVERRNTIPILSNVLIEAGEDGSIRLMATDLDLQINETVEANVTEPGATTVPAHTLFDIVRKLPEGSQVELIAAEGRMQVNAGRARFTLATLPRDDFPIIAEGELPTAFELPAATLRQIIDKTRFAISTEETRYYLNGIYLHVSDEAQPVLKAAATDGHRLARVTVPRPDGAQGMPGVIIPRKCVAELRKLLDEVDGSVQVSLSDSKIRFGLGNAVLTSKLIDGTFPDYNRVIPTANDKLLKIDPRAFEEGVDRVSTIASERTRAVKMALDRDRITLSVTSPENGTAAEEVPADYAADGFEIGFNARYLLDILGQIEGDALEVHLADAAAPTLLRENDKAPALYVLMPMRV; encoded by the coding sequence ATGAAGGCGACGATCGAACGGGCGACGCTCCTCAAGGGGCTGGGGCATGTCCATTCCGTGGTGGAACGGCGCAATACGATCCCGATTCTGTCCAACGTGCTGATCGAGGCGGGCGAGGACGGCTCGATCCGGTTGATGGCGACCGATCTCGACCTGCAGATCAACGAGACGGTCGAGGCCAATGTCACCGAACCGGGCGCGACCACGGTGCCCGCCCACACTCTGTTCGACATCGTGCGCAAGCTTCCCGAAGGCAGCCAGGTCGAGCTGATCGCCGCCGAAGGACGGATGCAGGTCAATGCCGGGCGGGCACGCTTCACTCTCGCCACGCTTCCGCGCGACGATTTCCCGATCATCGCCGAGGGGGAGCTGCCGACCGCGTTCGAGCTGCCCGCCGCAACGCTGCGCCAGATCATCGACAAGACGCGTTTCGCCATCTCCACCGAGGAGACGCGCTATTATCTGAACGGCATCTACCTGCATGTCTCGGACGAGGCGCAGCCGGTGCTGAAGGCCGCCGCCACCGACGGCCACCGCCTCGCCCGCGTCACCGTGCCCCGCCCGGACGGCGCCCAGGGCATGCCGGGAGTCATCATCCCCCGCAAATGCGTCGCTGAGCTCAGGAAACTGCTCGATGAGGTAGACGGCTCGGTCCAGGTCTCGCTCTCGGACAGCAAGATCCGCTTCGGGCTCGGCAATGCCGTGCTCACCTCCAAGCTGATCGACGGCACCTTCCCGGATTACAACCGGGTGATCCCGACCGCGAACGACAAGCTGCTCAAGATCGACCCGCGTGCCTTCGAGGAAGGTGTGGATCGCGTCTCGACGATCGCCAGCGAGCGCACCCGCGCCGTCAAGATGGCGCTCGACCGCGATCGGATCACACTTTCCGTCACTTCGCCGGAAAACGGCACGGCGGCGGAAGAGGTGCCGGCGGATTATGCCGCCGACGGCTTCGAGATCGGCTTCAACGCCCGTTATCTGCTCGACATATTGGGCCAGATCGAGGGCGATGCACTCGAGGTCCACCTCGCCGACGCCGCCGCGCCCACCTTGCTGCGCGAGAACGACAAGGCGCCGGCGCTTTACGTGCTGATGCCGATGCGGGTCTAG
- a CDS encoding tryptophan 2,3-dioxygenase — protein sequence MTNPENMTYGQYLTLDALLTAQHPISDHHDELLFVIIHQTKELWLKQIIHELKLAVELIRTDKLIEVHKNLSRVSRIQSVMTLSWDVLATLTPTDYLTFRGVLGGSSGFQSAQFRQVEFRLGLKDAGHLKFLAEGSAEHAALAEALAAPSLWDEANAALARGGFTLPAEVLARDWTRPYAPSPDVEAAWADVYRDTERWWRFYQLAEKLVDVDDALAIWRHKHAVTVERVIGFKRGTGGTAGVKYLQSTIGKRAFPELWTLRTQL from the coding sequence ATGACTAATCCGGAAAACATGACCTACGGCCAGTATCTGACGCTGGACGCCCTGCTCACCGCCCAGCATCCGATTTCGGACCATCATGACGAGCTGCTCTTCGTCATCATCCACCAGACCAAGGAGCTGTGGCTCAAGCAGATCATCCACGAGCTGAAGCTCGCCGTGGAGCTGATCCGCACCGACAAGCTGATCGAGGTCCACAAGAATCTCTCGCGCGTGTCGCGCATCCAGAGCGTGATGACATTGTCCTGGGACGTGCTGGCGACGCTCACGCCCACCGACTATCTCACTTTCCGCGGCGTGCTCGGCGGCTCCAGCGGTTTCCAGTCCGCCCAGTTCCGCCAGGTCGAGTTCCGGCTCGGGCTCAAGGATGCCGGCCACCTCAAATTCCTGGCGGAGGGCAGCGCCGAGCACGCGGCACTGGCCGAGGCGCTCGCCGCGCCGAGCCTGTGGGACGAGGCCAATGCGGCCCTCGCCCGGGGTGGCTTCACACTGCCGGCGGAGGTGCTGGCGCGAGACTGGACGCGCCCTTATGCCCCTTCGCCCGATGTGGAGGCCGCCTGGGCCGATGTCTATCGCGACACGGAGCGATGGTGGCGCTTCTACCAGCTCGCCGAGAAGCTGGTCGATGTGGACGACGCGCTCGCCATCTGGCGCCACAAGCATGCGGTGACGGTCGAGCGCGTGATCGGCTTCAAGCGCGGCACCGGCGGCACCGCCGGCGTCAAATATCTCCAGTCCACGATCGGCAAGCGCGCCTTTCCGGAGCTGTGGACGCTCAGGACACAGCTCTAG
- a CDS encoding helix-turn-helix transcriptional regulator — MLDVERHRELLRQCSIAAALEAVGERWSFLILRGAFNGLHHFEEFQSTLGIARNILSNRLVRLVEHGILAREPDPADRRKIAYRLTEKGRDLLPVLISLRQWGEKWVLDVPGNPVLVDRHTRRPIAPIAVRAADGRALELGELEWLDRDQLPPE, encoded by the coding sequence ATGCTCGACGTCGAACGCCACCGCGAATTGCTGCGCCAATGCTCGATCGCCGCCGCGCTGGAGGCGGTGGGCGAGCGCTGGTCGTTCCTGATCCTGCGCGGCGCGTTCAATGGGCTGCATCATTTCGAGGAATTCCAGTCGACGCTCGGCATCGCGCGGAACATCCTGTCGAACCGGCTGGTTCGGCTGGTCGAGCACGGCATCCTGGCGCGCGAGCCGGACCCGGCTGACCGGCGCAAGATCGCCTATCGCCTGACCGAAAAGGGCCGCGATCTGCTGCCGGTGCTGATCTCGCTGCGGCAATGGGGCGAGAAATGGGTGCTGGACGTGCCGGGCAATCCGGTCCTGGTCGATCGCCACACCCGACGTCCGATTGCGCCGATCGCGGTGCGCGCCGCCGATGGGCGCGCGCTCGAATTGGGAGAACTGGAATGGCTCGACCGCGACCAACTCCCGCCTGAATGA
- a CDS encoding PQQ-dependent sugar dehydrogenase: MTGVRFGRHFAAGLFVLALASCGGGGGGGGTPPPSANRPPAFTSPATASVPENSAGTIYTAAASDPDGNTLTFSLSGGADRARFAITAAGALSFVDPPDFEAPDDADANNVYLVQISVSDGTTSVTLDLAVTVTNVGPDAFRVTRVGTGFAGPIDIAALPDGTGRMLVVERAGRIRILNPATGAILPTPFLDIAAQVSTDGERGLLGLALAPDFQASGTFYLFLTNLAGNIEIRRYRTLAGNRDQADPASVDLILAIPHPGFNNHNGGWIGFGPDGFLYLGTGDGGGGGDPNGNGQNRNTLLGKILRIDPAGDAFPADPNRDYRIPAGNPFAGGGGAGEIWAYGLRNPFRASFDAATGNLWIGDVGQGAREEVDLMRPQDGGANFGWNVVEGTLNFTGPPQAGFTPPVTEYSHGSGARQGRSITGGRVYRGPVEALRGQYVFADFISGNIWSLPVRWVSLGTTLSSDRFFLRRADFTPNAGTLNNIVAFGADAAGNLYMVSLGGDIFRLEAV, from the coding sequence ATGACAGGGGTACGCTTCGGCCGGCATTTCGCGGCAGGTCTGTTCGTTCTGGCGCTGGCGTCCTGCGGCGGCGGCGGTGGTGGTGGCGGCACTCCGCCGCCTTCCGCCAATCGCCCGCCGGCCTTCACGTCGCCGGCCACCGCCAGCGTGCCGGAGAACAGCGCGGGCACGATCTACACCGCCGCAGCGAGCGACCCGGACGGCAATACGCTCACCTTTTCGCTCTCCGGCGGCGCCGACCGGGCGCGTTTCGCGATCACCGCCGCCGGGGCGCTGTCCTTCGTCGATCCGCCCGATTTCGAGGCGCCCGACGATGCCGACGCCAACAATGTCTATCTGGTCCAGATTTCGGTCAGCGACGGCACGACCAGCGTGACGCTCGATCTCGCGGTGACGGTCACCAATGTCGGGCCGGACGCCTTTCGCGTGACGCGGGTGGGCACCGGCTTTGCGGGGCCGATCGACATCGCGGCGCTGCCCGACGGCACGGGCCGTATGCTCGTGGTCGAGCGGGCCGGGCGCATCCGCATCCTCAATCCGGCGACCGGCGCGATCCTGCCCACGCCTTTCCTCGACATCGCCGCCCAGGTCAGCACGGACGGCGAACGCGGCCTGCTCGGCCTCGCGCTCGCGCCCGATTTCCAGGCGAGCGGCACATTCTATCTTTTCCTCACCAATCTGGCCGGCAATATCGAGATCAGGCGCTACCGGACGCTTGCGGGGAATCGCGACCAGGCCGATCCGGCCAGCGTCGATCTGATCCTCGCCATCCCGCATCCGGGGTTCAACAACCATAATGGCGGCTGGATTGGCTTCGGGCCCGACGGGTTCCTCTATCTCGGCACCGGCGACGGCGGCGGTGGCGGCGATCCCAATGGCAACGGGCAGAACCGCAACACCCTGCTCGGCAAGATCCTGCGCATCGATCCGGCCGGCGATGCCTTTCCGGCCGATCCGAACCGCGATTATCGCATCCCGGCCGGCAATCCCTTCGCGGGCGGCGGTGGCGCGGGCGAAATCTGGGCCTATGGCCTGCGCAATCCGTTCCGCGCGAGCTTCGATGCCGCTACCGGCAATCTGTGGATCGGCGATGTCGGTCAGGGCGCACGTGAAGAGGTGGACCTGATGCGGCCTCAGGACGGCGGCGCCAATTTCGGCTGGAACGTCGTCGAAGGCACGCTCAACTTCACCGGCCCGCCGCAGGCCGGCTTCACCCCGCCGGTCACCGAATACAGCCATGGCAGCGGCGCGCGCCAGGGCCGCTCGATCACCGGCGGACGGGTCTATCGCGGCCCGGTCGAAGCCTTGCGCGGCCAATATGTCTTCGCCGATTTCATCAGCGGCAACATCTGGTCGTTGCCGGTGCGCTGGGTCAGCCTGGGCACGACATTGAGCAGCGACCGCTTCTTCCTGCGCCGCGCGGATTTCACGCCCAATGCGGGCACGTTGAACAATATTGTCGCCTTCGGCGCGGACGCGGCTGGCAATCTCTACATGGTCAGCCTGGGCGGCGACATCTTCCGGTTGGAAGCGGTTTAG
- a CDS encoding bifunctional (p)ppGpp synthetase/guanosine-3',5'-bis(diphosphate) 3'-pyrophosphohydrolase, whose protein sequence is MLRQYELVEKVKGYDPDADEALINRAYVFSMKAHGSQTRASGDPYYSHPIEVAGILTDLRLDDETIVTAILHDTIEDTLATPEEIEKHFGGNVARLVDGVTKLSKIEAQSESQRAAENLRKFLLAMSGDIRVLLVKLADRLHNMRTLHFIDNEEKRRRIARETMDIYAPLAERIGMYEFMTEMQTLAFRELEPDAYESITKRLAQLNKGGGNDLIQRIGRGIKAHLEAHGVEAEVTGREKHPFSIWRKMAERHVSFEQLSDVMAFRAIVGSVDECYRTLGLIHQRWPVVPGRFKDFISTPKRNGYRSIHTTIIHDEQMRIEIQIRTAEMHAQAEHGLAAHWAYKEGMVEASADHPWIHDLVEILDHAGSAEELLEHTRMAMYTDRIFAFTPKGELIQLPKGATPVDFAYAVHTDLGDQTVGAKVNGRVMPLRTLLDNGDQVEILTSKAQHPQPAWLSYVVTGKARAKIRRWVKSKEREETVSLGRKIYDEIVQRLPAALGWEAMAEALRRLKLPNDEALMEAIALKRVDDVQVMEALMPGSATRDGAKPPPQRTAISIKGLTPGVAFQLAECCHPIPGDRIVGLRREGEGIEVHTIGCDTLASGIDADWVDLAWGDETDGGTARLSVIVRNQPGALAIVAGILGTHGANIVSMDQTARDGSFHTFHFDIEVHDVQHLMRILAALRATDMVSTAERL, encoded by the coding sequence GTGCTCAGGCAGTATGAACTGGTCGAGAAGGTCAAGGGCTATGACCCGGACGCCGACGAGGCGCTGATCAACCGCGCCTACGTCTTCTCGATGAAGGCGCATGGCTCGCAGACCCGTGCTTCGGGCGACCCCTATTACAGCCATCCGATCGAGGTCGCCGGCATCCTGACCGACCTGCGTCTCGACGACGAGACGATCGTCACCGCGATCCTGCACGACACGATCGAGGACACGCTGGCGACGCCGGAAGAGATCGAGAAGCATTTCGGCGGCAATGTCGCCCGGCTCGTGGACGGCGTCACCAAACTCTCCAAGATCGAGGCGCAGAGCGAGAGCCAGCGCGCGGCGGAGAATCTGCGCAAGTTCCTGCTCGCCATGTCCGGCGACATCCGCGTGCTGCTCGTCAAGCTCGCCGACCGGCTGCACAACATGCGCACGCTTCATTTCATCGATAATGAGGAGAAGCGCCGCCGCATCGCCCGCGAGACGATGGACATCTACGCCCCGCTCGCCGAGCGAATCGGCATGTACGAGTTCATGACCGAGATGCAGACCCTCGCCTTCCGCGAGCTCGAGCCCGACGCCTACGAATCGATCACCAAGCGGCTCGCGCAACTGAACAAGGGTGGCGGCAACGATCTCATCCAGCGCATCGGCCGCGGCATCAAGGCGCATCTTGAGGCACACGGCGTTGAGGCCGAGGTGACGGGTCGCGAGAAGCATCCCTTCTCCATCTGGCGCAAAATGGCCGAACGCCATGTCAGCTTCGAGCAATTGTCCGACGTGATGGCCTTCCGCGCGATCGTCGGCAGCGTCGACGAATGTTATCGCACGCTCGGCCTCATCCACCAGCGCTGGCCGGTCGTGCCGGGCCGCTTCAAGGACTTCATCTCGACGCCGAAGCGAAACGGCTACCGTTCCATCCACACCACGATCATCCATGACGAGCAGATGCGGATCGAAATCCAGATCCGCACCGCCGAGATGCACGCCCAGGCCGAGCACGGCCTTGCCGCTCACTGGGCCTACAAGGAAGGCATGGTCGAGGCGAGTGCGGACCATCCCTGGATTCACGACCTGGTCGAAATCCTCGACCATGCCGGCAGCGCCGAGGAGTTGCTCGAACATACCCGCATGGCGATGTACACCGACCGCATCTTCGCCTTCACGCCGAAGGGCGAGCTGATCCAGCTGCCCAAGGGCGCGACGCCAGTCGATTTCGCTTATGCCGTGCACACCGATCTCGGCGACCAGACGGTCGGCGCCAAGGTCAACGGCCGGGTGATGCCGCTGCGCACATTGCTCGACAATGGCGACCAGGTGGAAATCCTGACCTCCAAGGCTCAGCACCCCCAGCCCGCCTGGCTGTCCTATGTCGTCACCGGCAAGGCGCGTGCCAAGATTCGCCGCTGGGTGAAATCCAAGGAGCGCGAGGAAACGGTCTCGCTGGGGCGGAAAATCTATGACGAGATCGTCCAGCGCCTGCCCGCGGCCTTGGGCTGGGAGGCGATGGCCGAAGCGCTGCGGCGGCTGAAGCTGCCCAATGACGAGGCGCTCATGGAGGCGATCGCGCTGAAGCGCGTGGACGACGTGCAGGTCATGGAAGCGCTGATGCCGGGCTCGGCGACGCGCGACGGCGCCAAGCCGCCGCCGCAGCGCACCGCCATCTCGATCAAGGGCCTCACCCCCGGCGTCGCCTTCCAGCTCGCCGAATGCTGCCACCCCATTCCGGGCGACCGCATTGTCGGCCTGCGCCGCGAAGGCGAGGGGATCGAGGTGCACACGATCGGTTGCGACACGCTGGCCAGCGGCATCGATGCCGACTGGGTCGATCTCGCCTGGGGCGACGAGACGGATGGCGGCACCGCGCGCCTGTCGGTTATCGTCAGGAATCAGCCGGGAGCGCTCGCCATCGTCGCCGGCATCCTTGGCACGCACGGCGCCAATATCGTCAGCATGGACCAGACCGCGCGCGACGGCTCGTTCCACACTTTTCATTTCGACATCGAGGTGCACGACGTGCAGCACCTCATGCGCATCCTGGCGGCGCTCAGGGCCACCGACATGGTCTCGACAGCCGAGCGGTTGTAG